CTCCGAGAGCGTGGACAGGTGCGCCTGCATCTTCAGCTTGTCATCCGGCTTCAGCGCCGGGTAGAGCTTGTACCCGGCGCCGTCCTGGTACGCCGCCAGCGACTTCTCCACCTCGGTGAAGGCGTTGTCCACTGTGGACACCAGCTGGGGCGAGCGGGTCTGCAGCACCGACCGGAACGCGTCGTACGCGGCCTTGGCCCCCTCGACGTTGGCCGCGAAGTCGGACAGGTCGGTGTGCGAGTAGCGGTCCTCCTCGCCGGTGATCTTCCCGTCGGAGACCTCGGCGACCAGGTCGCTCGCACCCTTGATCACCGCGTCCGGGGTGATCTTCACGGTCGAGACCGCCTTGGTCAGCGTGGCCAGGTCGGTGTCCAGCTTGTCGGCCAGGGCACGGGTGCCGGCCGTGGTGTTCTTGGTCCACAGGATGTATTCGATCTTGTGCCAGCCGGTCCACTGCGGATCGTTGACGCTGGAGTGATCGTCGACCCGGGAGTCGAGCGCCACGTCGAAGCGGGAGACCAGCAGCGCGATCGGCTCGATCCCCTCCCACTTGTAGCGGCTCGGCGCGAACTGCTTCTTGGCCTCGGCCAGGTTCCCGGCCCGCAGCGCGTCGGTGAACTTCTTGCCGTCGGCCTGCAGCGCGACCGCTTGCTTCACCACGTACGCCTGGTAGGTGGCGATCTGGGCGGTCAGGTCCGGGGTCGCCGCGGTGGTGGCCGCGGCCGCCGGTGTGCTGGGGGCGGCCGCCGGAGCGGAGTCGCCGGAGCCGCCGGAGCCGCAGGCGGCCAGGGCCAGGACGGTGGCCGTCGCCACCAGGATTCGTACGCCACGCATGTCAGAGTCCCCCGAGCCGGCGGCGGCACCGTACGGCGCCGACCTCGTTGCCGGCTGAACCCTATGACGGCGCCCGCGACGCCTGGGCCGATTTGGTGAACCTTGCTAACCCCGGCACGGCCGGTCGACACGGCCCGTGACCACGGACGGGCTGTCCGCCCACGTCGACCTGTAATTCCTACTGAATTGGTCGATAACAGAGTCACGGAGAGTAGTTAAATTTTGGGCGACCTCTCGACACTCCCAGGCAAAATCTAAGTAATTCTCGATTTCGTTCACTGAGCGTCACAGCAGCGGCTAGGGTCGAGTTGCTCTTGGGGGGAACTGTCCTCAGATCGTGCTGTCCGGACCGGATCGCAGGCATCAGTGGCACAGCCAAGAGCTCTGTCGGACACGGGTGGTCGGGGAGAGGCGCCGGAAGCGGCGCCCAGTGGGGGGTGGCTCATGCGCGTGCGCGCGCACAGCCGTTGGGGTATCGCACTTGCTCTGGGTGCACTGGTGCTGGTCACCGTGCCGCAATCAGCGTCGGCGGCACCGCCGTCGGCGCCGAAGGCCACGGCATCAGCAGCACCGAAGGCCACGGCACCAGCAGCCCAGAAGGCGGCGACGCCGGCGGCCAAGACGCCGGCGAAGTCCACCGCGACGCCGGGCAAGGTCGACCCGAAGCAGAAGCAGCCGGGCACCGACGCCGACCCGCCGCGCGCCGGCATCGCCGGCGACCTCGACAACGAGAAGGGCTCGCCCGGCATCCACCTGCCCCGCTCCGGCGGCGGCTCGAAGGTCGCCGCGCCGGTCGTGGCGAAGAACTCCGCCGGCCAGTTGGCCGCCGGGCCCACCGCGGCCGCGGCCAAGGCGGCGGTCGCGACGAACGCGGCCACCCCGGCCGCCACGGCCGCAGCCGACCCCTGCACGGGCACGACGATCAACGCGGTCGCCTGTGAGAACTCCAAGCCGGGCACGCCGGACACGACCTGGGACGTCGTCGGTTCCGGCGACGACGGGCTGGCCGGCTTCGCCACCGACATCAGCGTGAACGTCGGCACCACCGTGCACTTCAAGGTCAAGGCGACCGGCGCGTACCGGGTCGACATCTACCGGGTCGGCTACTACGGCGGCGACGGCGCGCGGCTGATGAGCAGCTTCACCCCGCAGGTGCCGTACCCGCAGACCCAGCCGACCTGCCAGAAGTTCGCCGACACCGGGATGATGGACTGCGGCAACTGGGCCGAGTCGGCGTCCTGGGCGGTGCCGGGCACGGCCGTCTCCGGCGTCTACTTCGCCCGGCTCACCCGGCTGTCCAACGGCGCCGGCAGCCACATCCCGTTCATCGTGCGCAACGACGCCAGCCACTCGCAGGTGCTGTTCCAGACCTCCGACGAGACCTGGGAGGCGTACAACACCTGGGGCGACCAGAGCACCGCGGCCAAGCCGAACAACTGGGGTCCGGGCCTGGGTAACAGCCTCTACCTCTGCAACGACGCCTGCCCGGCCGGCAGCCCGAAGCTCTACAAGGGCGCGTACGCGGTCTCGTACAACCGGCCCTTCGACACCCGGACCACGCCGGACGGCCAGGACTGGATGTTCGCGGCCGAGTACCCGATGATCCGGTTCCTGGAGCGCAACGGCTACGACGTCAGCTACACCACCGACGTCGACAGCGACCGGAGCGGCGCGCTGATCAAGAACCACTCGATGTTCATGTCCAACGGCCACGACGAGTACTGGTCGGCCGGGCAGCGCGCGAACGTCGAGGCGGCCCGGGACGCGGGAGTCAACCTCGCGTTCTTCAGCGGCAACGAGGTCTTCTGGAAGACCCGCTTCGAGAACAGCAAGGCCGGGCCGGTCTCCTCGTACCGGACGCTGGTCACGTACAAGGACACGCACTTCGATGCCCAGACCGACCCGACCGGGGTCTGGACCGGCACCTGGCGGGACCCGCGGTTCAGTCCACCCGGTGACGGCGGGAAACCCGAGAACGGGCTGACCGGCGTCGCGTACATGGTCGACCCACCGACGGACTTCAACATGGTGGTCCCGGCCTCATTCGGGAAGCTCCGATTCTGGCGCAATACCGCGCTGGCGACGATGACGTCGGGTTCGCTGACCCTGGCCAACGCGACGCTCGGGTACGAGTTCGACGCCGATCTGGACAACGGGTTCAGACCCACGGGTCTGTTCCACGTCACCCAGCAGACCGAGAACGTGCAGAGCAAGCTGCAGGACTACGGCAACACGGTCGGGCCGGGCACGGTCACGCACAGCATGACCGAATACCGGGCGGCCAGCGGGGCGCTGGTCTTCGGCGCCGGCACCGTGCAGTGGAGCTTCGGCCTGGACGGCGACCACGACGGCCCGGCCTCCACCGCGAACGCCACCCAGCAGCAGGCCACCATCAACCTGCTCGCCGACATGGGCGCGCAGCCGTCCACGCTGATGACCGGGATGGTTGCGGCGACCAAGTCGACCGACACGACCAAGCCGACCTCGACGATCAGCAGCGCGGCCCACGCCGTGGTGGCGACGGCGTACTCGATCACCGGCACCGCGGCCGACACCGGCGGCGTGGTCGGCGGCATCGAGGTCTCCACCGACTCCGGCTCGACCTGGCACCCGGCGACCGGCACCACGAGCTGGACCTACAGCTACACCGCGACCTCGCCGGGCACGGTGACGGTGCTGGTCCGCGCGACCGACGACAGCGGCAACATCCAGGGCACGCCGACGAGCAAGACGCTCACGGTCGACCCGCGGACCTGCCCCTGCAGCATCTTCGGCAGCGTCACGCCGGACACGCCGCAGGTCGCCGACGCCACCGCGTACGAGCTGGGGGTGCGGTTCCGGGCCACGGTGCCGGGCACGATCAGCGGGATCCGCTTCTACAAGGGCGCCAACAACACCGGCACGCACACCGGCACGCTGTGGAGCAACACCGGCCAGCAGCTGGCCACCGGCACGTTCTCCGCGGAGTCCGCGACCGGCTGGCAGACGCTGACGTTCAGCTCGCCGGTCACGGTCACGGCCAACACGACGTACGTGGCCAGCTACCACACGAACACCGGCTTCTACGCCAACGATCCGACCGGCTTCACCGACAAGGCGGCCTACTCGGCGCCGCTGTTCGGGCTGCCGGACGGGCTCGACGGTCCCAACGGCGTGTTCCACACCGGGACCAGCGCGTTCCCGGCCAGCTCCGTCGGCGGCAACAACTACTTCGTCGACGTGGTGTTCAACGGCGACCCGAGCGCGGACACGGCGCCGCCGGCGGTGGCCAGCACGACGCCGCAGAACACCGCGACGTCGGTGCCGTCGAACACGACCGTGACCGTCGACTTCAACAAGCCGATCGCCCCGTCGTCGCTGTCCTTCCAGCTGCTCAACGGCGCCACGGTGGTCGCGTCCTCGGTCACGGTCGGGGAGGGCGGCCTGGCCGCGACCCTGACGCCGTCGGCGGCGCTGGCGGCCGGGGTGACGTACACGGTCAGGATCAGCGCGACCGACCTGGCCGGGCACGCGATGACCACGCCGTACACGGGGACGTTCCGGACCGGGGCGGCACAGCCACCGGCCGGCACCTGTCCGTGCTCGCTGTGGAGCGACCAGCAGCAGCCGCAGGTGCCCTCGGCGGCCGACCCGAACCCGGTCGAGCTGGGGGTGAAGGTGACGCCCAGCAGCAATGGCTGGATCACCGGCGTCCGGTTCTTCAAGGGACCGGAGAGCACCGGCGTGCACACCGGCACGCTCTGGGACGCGGCCGGGCAGGCCCTGTCGACGGCGACGTTCACCAGCGAGTCGGCCACCGGCTGGCAGCAGGTGAGCTTCGACCCGGCGGTCCAGGTGACGGCGGGCACGACGTACGTGGCCAGCTACCACTCCAACGGCGACTACTCCTACACAGCGAACTACTTCGCCACGGCCGCGACGACGTACGGTCCGCTGACGTCGCCGGTGAACGCCACCGCGACCGCGCCCAACGGCGTGTTCGCGTACGGGCCGGCCGGCACGTACCCGCGGTTCGGCACCGACGCGGCCAACAACTACTGGGTCGACGTGACGTTCCAGACGACGGCGCCACCGCCGCAGCCTCCGGTCGTGTCCGGCACGACGCCGGCCGCGGGGGAGACCGGCTCGGCGCTGAGCTCGCCGGTGACGGTGACGTTCAACAAGTCCGTGCAGCCGAGCACGCTCGGGTTCACGCTGAGCAGCAACGGCACCGCGGTGACCGGCACGACGGCGTACGACGACACGTCGCACACCGCGACGTTCACACCGTCGGCGTCGCTGGTGGCGGCCCGGGCGTACTCGGCCTCGGTGACGGCGACGAGCACGCTCGGCATGACGATGACGGCGCCGTACACGTGGTCGTTCAACACCGGCACGCCGGCGACCTGTCCGTGCACGCTGTACGGCACGGCGACACCGACGAACACGACCACCGACGACGCCGGTGACTACGAGCTGGGCGTGCGGTTCCGGTCCGACCAGGACGGGTTCGTCAACGGGGTGCGCTTCTACAAGGGCGCCGGCAACACCGGCACGCACACCGGCACGCTGTGGAGCACCGACGGGCAGGAGCTGGCCACGGCCACGTTCAGCGGCGAGAGCGCGTCGGGCTGGCAGACGGTCACGTTCGACACCTCGGTGCCGGTACAAGCCGGGGTCGACTACATCGCCTCCTACCACACGACGACCGGGCACTACGCCTTCGACGGCGGCTACTTCGCGCAGCACAATGCGAACGCGTCGCCGCTGCACGCGCTGGCGTCGACCGGGGCGGCACCCAACGGCGTCTTCGCCGCGGGCGGCCACCTGTTCCCGGACCGCACGTTCGGGGAGACGAACTACTGGGTGGACGTGACGTTCTCGACGACCCGGATCGACACCGTGCCGCCGAAGGTGAGCTCGGTGACGCCGGCCAACGGCGACACGTTCCAGGCGGCGGCCGTGAAGCCGACGGCGACGTTCAGCGAGCCGGTGTCGGCGGGGACGGTCGTCATGACGCTGTCCTCCCCGGCCGGCGCGGTGACCGGGACCGTGGCGTACGACGCGACGTCGCAGACCGCGACGTTCACGCCGTCGGCCGCGCTGGCGGGCAACACGACGTACACGGCCACGGCGAAGGCCAGTGACACCGCGGGCAATGCGATGGCCGCGGCGTTCTCCTGGAGCTTCACCACCGCGCCGGCGTCCGGGTGCCCGTGCACGTTGTTCGGGTCCGACCCGCCGACCGGGGCGGCCACCGACGACGCCAGCGACGTCGAGCTCGGGGCGAAGTTCACCTCGGACACCGGCGGGCAGGTCCGCGGGGTGCGGTTCTACAAGGCGGCCGGCAACACCGGCACGCACACCGGCACCCTGTGGTCGGCGACCGGGACAGTGCTCGGCTCCGGGACGTTCAGTGGTGAGACGGCGACCGGGTGGCAGACGCTGACGTTCGCCACCCCGGTGACGATCACGGCCGGCACGCAGTACGTGGTCTCCTACCATGCGGGCAACGGGCACTACGCCGGGACGCCGCACTACTACGACGCCGGCTACGACAAGGCGCCGCTGCACGTACCGGCGTCCGGGGGCGTCTACCACGTGGGCGCCGGGTTCCCCGACAGCTCCTTCGGCGCCGCGAACTACTGGGTCGACCTGATCTTCGGCTGACCCACATCCTCCGACGGCCCGCGACCCTTCCAGGGGCGCGGGCCGTCGTCGTTCATTCGGCGCGTATCGCAGCATCTTTCATGGAATCCGGCCAACGCCGGTCGGCAGAATGCGGGAGCGGCGGACCGGTAGCCTCGACCCATGGGCGCGACGGCGCGCAAGGTCTCGTTGACGGGCATCAAGCCCACGGGTGAGCCGCATCTCGGCAACTACATCGGGGCCATTCTTCCGGCGCTCGATCTCGCGGACAGTTACCAGTCGGTCTACTTCATCGCCGATTACCACGCACTGACCACGGTCCGGGACCGGACGTTGCTGCGGCACTACACCCGGTCGGTGGCCGCGACCTGGCTCGCCGCGGGACTCGACCCCGATCGAACCATCCTCTATCGGCAGTCGGACATCCCGGAGACGTTCGAGCTGACCTGGGTGCTGTCCTGCCTGACGAGCAAGGGCCTGATGAACCGCGCGCACGCGTACAAGGCGGCGCGGGACCGCAACCGCGAGGCCGGCCGGGACGATCTCGACGCGGGCGTCAACATGGGCCTGTTCAACTATCCCGTGCTGATGGCGGTCGACATCCTCATCAACGAGGCCGACGTGGTGCCGGTCGGTCGTGACCAACTCCAGCACGTCGAGTACGCCGCGGACATCGCGGGCGCGTTCAACAGCGTCTACGGCGATCGGTACCGGTTCAAGATTCCGGCGCCGGTCGTCCCGCAGGAGAATTCGGCGCACACACTGATCGGCACCGACGGCCGGAAGATGAGCAAGTCCTACAACAACATCATTCCGTTGTTCGCTCCGGAAGCCGAGCTGCGGAAAGTGATTCGGCGCATCCCCACCGACAGCGTCCCGGTGGAATCACCCAAAGACCCGGATTCATCGGTTGTCTTCGGCCTGCTGGAGCGTTTCGGCGAACCGAAGATAGTGGCGGACACCAGAGCCCAGCTTCTGGCCGGCGGCATGGGATGGGGCACGGTGAAAGCCCAACTCGCCGAAGCGGTGAACAACCGGTTCGCACCGCTGCGCGACCACTACGAGTCCTTGATGGATTCGGGCAGCGAATTGGACGACCTTTTGGCGCACGGCGCGGACAAGGCCCGCAAGCAGACCAGCCCCGTTCTGGAGCGGGTCCGCGACGCCATCGGCGTCGGTTGATCGTCCGTCTTCTATCTACTGCACGGCAAGGAGCACTCGATCGGTGCAGTGCCATGCCGTGGTGCTCGCTGCG
The window above is part of the Mycobacteriales bacterium genome. Proteins encoded here:
- a CDS encoding DUF4082 domain-containing protein; this encodes MLVTVPQSASAAPPSAPKATASAAPKATAPAAQKAATPAAKTPAKSTATPGKVDPKQKQPGTDADPPRAGIAGDLDNEKGSPGIHLPRSGGGSKVAAPVVAKNSAGQLAAGPTAAAAKAAVATNAATPAATAAADPCTGTTINAVACENSKPGTPDTTWDVVGSGDDGLAGFATDISVNVGTTVHFKVKATGAYRVDIYRVGYYGGDGARLMSSFTPQVPYPQTQPTCQKFADTGMMDCGNWAESASWAVPGTAVSGVYFARLTRLSNGAGSHIPFIVRNDASHSQVLFQTSDETWEAYNTWGDQSTAAKPNNWGPGLGNSLYLCNDACPAGSPKLYKGAYAVSYNRPFDTRTTPDGQDWMFAAEYPMIRFLERNGYDVSYTTDVDSDRSGALIKNHSMFMSNGHDEYWSAGQRANVEAARDAGVNLAFFSGNEVFWKTRFENSKAGPVSSYRTLVTYKDTHFDAQTDPTGVWTGTWRDPRFSPPGDGGKPENGLTGVAYMVDPPTDFNMVVPASFGKLRFWRNTALATMTSGSLTLANATLGYEFDADLDNGFRPTGLFHVTQQTENVQSKLQDYGNTVGPGTVTHSMTEYRAASGALVFGAGTVQWSFGLDGDHDGPASTANATQQQATINLLADMGAQPSTLMTGMVAATKSTDTTKPTSTISSAAHAVVATAYSITGTAADTGGVVGGIEVSTDSGSTWHPATGTTSWTYSYTATSPGTVTVLVRATDDSGNIQGTPTSKTLTVDPRTCPCSIFGSVTPDTPQVADATAYELGVRFRATVPGTISGIRFYKGANNTGTHTGTLWSNTGQQLATGTFSAESATGWQTLTFSSPVTVTANTTYVASYHTNTGFYANDPTGFTDKAAYSAPLFGLPDGLDGPNGVFHTGTSAFPASSVGGNNYFVDVVFNGDPSADTAPPAVASTTPQNTATSVPSNTTVTVDFNKPIAPSSLSFQLLNGATVVASSVTVGEGGLAATLTPSAALAAGVTYTVRISATDLAGHAMTTPYTGTFRTGAAQPPAGTCPCSLWSDQQQPQVPSAADPNPVELGVKVTPSSNGWITGVRFFKGPESTGVHTGTLWDAAGQALSTATFTSESATGWQQVSFDPAVQVTAGTTYVASYHSNGDYSYTANYFATAATTYGPLTSPVNATATAPNGVFAYGPAGTYPRFGTDAANNYWVDVTFQTTAPPPQPPVVSGTTPAAGETGSALSSPVTVTFNKSVQPSTLGFTLSSNGTAVTGTTAYDDTSHTATFTPSASLVAARAYSASVTATSTLGMTMTAPYTWSFNTGTPATCPCTLYGTATPTNTTTDDAGDYELGVRFRSDQDGFVNGVRFYKGAGNTGTHTGTLWSTDGQELATATFSGESASGWQTVTFDTSVPVQAGVDYIASYHTTTGHYAFDGGYFAQHNANASPLHALASTGAAPNGVFAAGGHLFPDRTFGETNYWVDVTFSTTRIDTVPPKVSSVTPANGDTFQAAAVKPTATFSEPVSAGTVVMTLSSPAGAVTGTVAYDATSQTATFTPSAALAGNTTYTATAKASDTAGNAMAAAFSWSFTTAPASGCPCTLFGSDPPTGAATDDASDVELGAKFTSDTGGQVRGVRFYKAAGNTGTHTGTLWSATGTVLGSGTFSGETATGWQTLTFATPVTITAGTQYVVSYHAGNGHYAGTPHYYDAGYDKAPLHVPASGGVYHVGAGFPDSSFGAANYWVDLIFG
- the efeO gene encoding iron uptake system protein EfeO, whose amino-acid sequence is MRGVRILVATATVLALAACGSGGSGDSAPAAAPSTPAAAATTAATPDLTAQIATYQAYVVKQAVALQADGKKFTDALRAGNLAEAKKQFAPSRYKWEGIEPIALLVSRFDVALDSRVDDHSSVNDPQWTGWHKIEYILWTKNTTAGTRALADKLDTDLATLTKAVSTVKITPDAVIKGASDLVAEVSDGKITGEEDRYSHTDLSDFAANVEGAKAAYDAFRSVLQTRSPQLVSTVDNAFTEVEKSLAAYQDGAGYKLYPALKPDDKLKMQAHLSTLSESLAMVPAALSLS
- a CDS encoding tryptophan--tRNA ligase, encoding MGATARKVSLTGIKPTGEPHLGNYIGAILPALDLADSYQSVYFIADYHALTTVRDRTLLRHYTRSVAATWLAAGLDPDRTILYRQSDIPETFELTWVLSCLTSKGLMNRAHAYKAARDRNREAGRDDLDAGVNMGLFNYPVLMAVDILINEADVVPVGRDQLQHVEYAADIAGAFNSVYGDRYRFKIPAPVVPQENSAHTLIGTDGRKMSKSYNNIIPLFAPEAELRKVIRRIPTDSVPVESPKDPDSSVVFGLLERFGEPKIVADTRAQLLAGGMGWGTVKAQLAEAVNNRFAPLRDHYESLMDSGSELDDLLAHGADKARKQTSPVLERVRDAIGVG